One region of Salvia splendens isolate huo1 unplaced genomic scaffold, SspV2 ctg1040, whole genome shotgun sequence genomic DNA includes:
- the LOC121788430 gene encoding uncharacterized protein LOC121788430 isoform X1, protein MVILKLQEKTLCLSFFYQMSICLCFISSVLVAVDLEMHKGKFKLKDKLVGVRHVRSTTGNSRGAKIVDCDEADEAEPSGKIHRRSPRSAETNEAWETLKKSSKELRASVKDPLPDAIHNGLRQDKRQEVAENNSITIHNGYFGSSITCSSPFLTLILPRSAETNEAWEALKKSSKELRASVKDPLPDAIHNGLRQDKRQDVAENSNAEPRRQQFLHLSNSRL, encoded by the coding sequence ATGGTAATTCTCAAACTCCAAGAAAAGACTCTAtgtctttctttcttttatcaGATGTCTATTTGTCTTTGTTTCATTTCTTCTGTCTTGGTTGCTGTTGATTTAGAAATGCACAAGGGGAAATTCAAGCTTAAAGATAAGCTTGTTGGCGTTAGACATGTGAGATCTACAACTGGGAATTCGAGAGGTGCAAAAATTGTTGACTGTGACGAAGCTGATGAGGCAGAGCCCTCGGGTAAGATACATAGAAGATCACCACGCAGTGCAGAAACAAATGAAGCTTGGGAAACCCTTAAAAAGAGTTCGAAGGAGCTCCGAGCATCTGTTAAGGATCCCCTTCCTGATGCAATCCACAACGGTCTGAGGCAGGATAAGCGTCAAGAAGTGGCTGAAAACAACTCTATCACCATCCATAACGGGTATTTTGGGTCCTCCATTACTTGTTCCAGCCCTTTCTTAACACTCATCTTGCCACGCAGTGCAGAAACAAATGAAGCTTGGGAAGCCCTTAAAAAGAGTTCGAAGGAGCTCCGAGCATCTGTTAAGGATCCCCTTCCTGATGCAATCCACAACGGTCTGAGGCAGGATAAACGTCAAGATGTGGCTGAAAACAGTAATGCTGAACCCAGGCGGCAACAATTTTTGCACCTCTCGAATTCCCGGTTGTAG
- the LOC121788430 gene encoding uncharacterized protein LOC121788430 isoform X2 — protein sequence MKKAIEASPITIGGSETIVEIKRSRSYYEMHKGKFKLKDKLVGVRHVRSTTGNSRGAKIVDCDEADEAEPSGKIHRRSPRSAETNEAWETLKKSSKELRASVKDPLPDAIHNGLRQDKRQEVAENNSITIHNGYFGSSITCSSPFLTLILPRSAETNEAWEALKKSSKELRASVKDPLPDAIHNGLRQDKRQDVAENSNAEPRRQQFLHLSNSRL from the exons ATGAAAAAGGCCATTGAGGCTTCTCCGATAACTATTGGTGGGAGCGAAACTATAGTCGAGATAAAAAGGTCCAGAAGTTATTATG AAATGCACAAGGGGAAATTCAAGCTTAAAGATAAGCTTGTTGGCGTTAGACATGTGAGATCTACAACTGGGAATTCGAGAGGTGCAAAAATTGTTGACTGTGACGAAGCTGATGAGGCAGAGCCCTCGGGTAAGATACATAGAAGATCACCACGCAGTGCAGAAACAAATGAAGCTTGGGAAACCCTTAAAAAGAGTTCGAAGGAGCTCCGAGCATCTGTTAAGGATCCCCTTCCTGATGCAATCCACAACGGTCTGAGGCAGGATAAGCGTCAAGAAGTGGCTGAAAACAACTCTATCACCATCCATAACGGGTATTTTGGGTCCTCCATTACTTGTTCCAGCCCTTTCTTAACACTCATCTTGCCACGCAGTGCAGAAACAAATGAAGCTTGGGAAGCCCTTAAAAAGAGTTCGAAGGAGCTCCGAGCATCTGTTAAGGATCCCCTTCCTGATGCAATCCACAACGGTCTGAGGCAGGATAAACGTCAAGATGTGGCTGAAAACAGTAATGCTGAACCCAGGCGGCAACAATTTTTGCACCTCTCGAATTCCCGGTTGTAG